AATTTCACCGCATTTGAAGCACAATCTCCTAACTTCAGCTCCTCCGGTCGATTTCGAGAGCTCAGTTTCCGATTAAAGCCGAGCACCTCGGGTTTGGGCAGTAAATTCTCTCTGATACAGGAATAGCGTCCTCTTTGATCCTTTGTTGCCACATCTTTCTTAGTTTAGGTGTCAAAATATTTTCACATCCTTTAAAAGTCAACTTAGACTTGCACCGGAAATAAGGACATCTAACCACACTTCCCTCGACCAGCCTAACCTCTATATGTCGTTTCATACACTCGCAACACAATCGATGACGACATTTATCGACACAAAACATCTCATCAGCGTTAATAGCATCATCTAAACAGATAttgcaagttttttttagtgtaaCCTTGGCTTGGTGAGGAGGATCCATAGGCATAGGTATGCTGAATTCAGAAGCTATTGTTTCCCTTGCTAGTTTATAAGCATAACTGATACTAGTTCCCTCCACGAAAATCGGAAAGCTCGATATAAATGCTAATCTGATACGTTGTACATCCATCATTAGCAAGGCAGTTTTGTTATTCTCTGGTATGTATCTTCCCATGACCTACACTCAAAAGGCAAACAAATTAACCCAATCAATgatattcatatttttactatttggTAGACTAGTAAAACAACCAATACTATAATGACATAAttaaacctcaaaaaaaaacaatggtcgttaaaagaaaacttacaaaTTCGTAAACTGGATAATAATCACAGTAGATTGAGATATGAGTGATCCCCATACTGGCAGCTTCGGTTAGTCCTCTCATCAATGCGATAACCTCAGCCTCCAACACTGTTATTGTGGAGTCATGATGGATTGGTCCTTTCATCTGAAACAAGATATCATCTTTGTTCCCAAATATTGCAACTCCAAATCCGGCCAACGAGTTCTCCTCACTTACCAAACCTTTAAAGTAAAGGGTACATAACTGATCAGGAACGTCGTCGGGGTAATTTTCAGGTGAGGGTCTTGCGGTGCCATCAATACTAGGGTGCTCCGTATGCATCTTTCTTTGTTACACGGTGTTGAGGCGATCGGATTCTAAAGTCTTATAAACGCTTTATGCCAATAAACAATAATCCAAAACGAAAAGGGATTATATCTTTGGATATATTTGTACAACGATTCTAGTTAATAATATCCCGAAAATACAGGGtgcttaattttattttatttttttatataattatccGTTAATTGTAAGAGTCATACTTTTTACTAGGAAAATATGTTTGGGATTCAAAAGTTgaatttgtaattcattgttcAGTTTTCTTGTCGCTCAAGTTTCGATCTACCTTACCAAATTTCTTCTGAGTTAAACATGTATGTAATGAGAATGCCTCAGTAGTTGTTGTTTTGtgcaatatatgtttgttttgtactctttttattttcatggaCACAATTTGGTACTCtgagttacttttaaaaatacatatgaaaaaacaaaattcttaaaaatatcacGTATATTAAATAAGTAGGGAGTACTATGTTAGAGATTTCAAGCAAAACCAAAGATAAGAAGATGAGCTATGAAACAACGATTACTAAGTTAATTCGTCTAACTAAACCTCCAACGCTGTTTGTCTTATGgctatataagtatattttttcattatcgTCATGAACAATCTAcgaaacaaattattttattcttttacgAGTAATGAacacaaagaaatattataaagaCAATAACAACTAAGGAAAGAGTACGAAGACGATAATCCACAAGCATCCTTTCTCGATGGGGGCAACCTCCTTGCTTCCATTCGGCTCCACACGTGTAGCAAAATGAATATCCACATCTACCTCCAATTAACCATGAATATCTAACAAAGCTTGAATGATTTATAATAGAGAATATGATTAGAGAGAATTATATATACCTGCAAGTTACATGGATGCATCCTTCTGAAAGTTCGATCATATGTTGACACTTTTCACATTGACGCCACAATTCTTCATATGCTAGAACTGTTAGCTTCATATCATCTGACATACGATTGGTAGATAATCTCTTGTAATCGTTACACGACAAGTTACTATGCCACGGAACTTTGCAGTTAATGCAAAAGCGCTCCCCGCATCTGAAGCATCTCATAGATTTATCTTCAGTAAATTTAGAGAGCTCGGTTTTTGACATTAAAGCCGAGCACCTCGGGTTTGGGCAATAAAGGCTCTCCGTTAATGGAATTGATTCCTCTAAAATCCTTTGTTTCCACATCACTTTTAGTTTAGATGTCAAAAAATGGACACAACTTCTAAGAGTCAGCTTAGACTCACATTGATAATAAGGACAAGTAGGTATAGTTCCCTTGAGTAGGCTATCTTCAATGTATCGTTTCATGCATTCCACACAGAAATGATGATTGCATAAAACAACATAATACATCtgatcagctttaaaaacatcATCTAAACATATACTGCAACTCTCAGGAACCACAAGTAAACTGATTTCAGAATCTATTGTTTCCATTGCAAATTAATAACAATTAGAAGATGatccgagaaaaaaaaaacatctaaataGGTTGaataaccaatatatatatatataaacgtgtAAATTCTGGTTATGCGTGAGGGCAATTAGTTTGAAAGTAATTGTATAACTTTTTctcaaattcaaaatctttttttttggttggtgcAAGTATTTAATAGACATttgtaaatgtaaataaatatgtataaactCTAAAGTAACTGTAATAAAGTatcttatatattgttaataaaACAGACCTAGATATTATGgttatagatataaattataaatttcttctttatataaaataataaaccatttcaaatattaaattttaaaaacttattctagattatttaaataaaatagcaaaaaaaatattatttaaataatatgtaGATAAAGTAAATAGAGATGTTAAACTAGaagaaattgtaatattttcaaattcatATCCAAGAATAGATACAATAATAAATCAAcataaatcatggaaaataaatgatcaaaaaataaaaaataaaaaaggtagaacaaacaaataaaagctCTACAAATTGTTATTTTTGCCGTATGAGTGAACTTGTATCGATTATTCAAAAGTGGGCTTTCCAATGATTTGTCACGGTAATTTTACAAAAGCCACGGACCGTGTTAGTTATGTCATGAACTTAACACATCATCTGGCATGTGGCATGTGGTAAGTTTCTTTTATTTCGTAAACTAGTTAAGGTTGTGGTAGCACCTTGTTCTCCGTTGTGCATTTGATTAGTTATAACTTCATAGGTTGCTAGATCATAGTGTGAAACGTGTATGTGCTAATTGATGTAGCCGCAgatgaaatttgtttaattatacaCGGAGTGTTAGGGTTGTTGAGACCTATACGATTGTTGTCAACTGAACAGGGATTTTGCTTTctgtgtgtctctctctctctctgtctcgcTCAGTTTTGGTCACTCGTGTATTTGCTTTAGACGAAATAAAAGGACACGCAAGAATTTAACGAGTTCGGATCCTTTGGAGGAATCCTAAATCTCGCCGGAGAAGATCTCCGGAAAATCCACTAAAAACTTTGCTCTACCGAGCCTTCAACCCATTACATTTTTTCTCTCTACTTCTTTGTCAGGCGCACACTCACTGCAATGGACTCCGTGGTcagtttttttaaagaaaagctGAAGACACGACTTCGGGACAAACAATAAGCAAACTCTAACTTGAGTCAAGTCCGGGTGTATGTTGCctgaattctttttttatttttttattttttattttgttgcctGAATTCATTATCTTCTCCATATGCATCAACCTTGAGTGCACGAGTCTGTAACTTGCAGAGTTGAAGTATTAGGTGAGCTTTGAATGTATCCTTGAAACTCTCAGTGACTTCTGATTCTCATCTTAGCGTCATTGGATTTTCCCTTCTCCGGTAACTTCATCTCTTCATCCACCAATTCATTAAACTTTTACATACGGAGAAAACCCCATGTACGATGATGACCTAGCAATTGAAAAATCACTCCATTAAAGAAGCTTATAGGATGTTGttcttgatatatttttaaaacgtaattaaaaaaatgtttatgaaaGATGAGACTCGCCTTTGAAATGTTGACGGCGAATCTCCataaatatcaaagaaaatGCTTCCATTGCTGTTGATGTTAGGGTGAAACACCTTTGTCCTAAATCCAACCTACaataaaacaacacaacactagaataaggaaaatatacaaaagCAAAATGCCTAAACTTTATGGTACTTTTGAGAATTCTTCCAATATTAAATACCTTACTGGAGGGAATTGTGAATGGATCTATGCAGGACCCGTAATTGTAGCTTGCCAATGAAACATGTCTTCAGCAACTGGACCTATGATATTAATgcaactcaattttttttattcttccacTCAGCTATATATACTAAGATTCGTTATAAAGCATGCTTGTTTACTTGTAATGGAGATCAAATTATATACGTCCGATGTGTAGAGGAAAAGAACAACGCATCTATGTCTTTGGCATGTTCATCTTCAGGTAACACTTTTTTCACgtggttttttttcttgtctccGTCCTAGCGTATTTGTTCTATAGCGACTTCAAATAAAGGTTTaagaacataaaataaaacaggGCATCCTACTCTCTTTAAATAGAGATCGAACCTACTAGAAAACCCTAAGTAAAAAggaattttttcaaaaaaaaaaaaagtacaaacaaaagataagtattggaaaaaaatactaacgataaaaaaattatcaaaaaaaaaaaaaaaatactaaccatAAAAAAGGCGAATCATGAcgattaattgaaaaaaaaaagttaaaaggaaaactaagattaacaacaaccaataaattaaagctaaaaataattaatcactatcttattatataaagtatggtttcaaaagttactaactcaccCGTGACATGtatcaattttaaaagttactaACTTACCATATCatgacaagtgtcaattttacacaaatctaaatttaaaagaaaatttttttactaactcaccagatcgtaacacgtgtcaattttaaaagttactaACTTACCAGATCATTACAAGTGTCAACTTTACACAAATTTCTAactgtaaaagaaaaatcttcttaaaaaatcaagaaataaaaaaaaattactaatcataaaatcttattatataaatttgggttttcaaagttagccattaacaagatcatgacacgtgtcaagtatactgataagatgttgacatgtgtaaaaaattattagttttcaaaacaactaattaagataatagcattaaatctacataaaatttacatgtttattatatctaaaaaaaatgcctaaatcaataagaaaaattaacgaactaatatatttttcattgtacgctaattatattatacgtgtttttttaattagattttgacatgtataaacaaaaaaagaattcattaaacatgtatatttttattaatcaataaataggacataacaaatctaaaaagaataaCGTAAGTTAtgtaaaaagaattattatttttgaaacgtaataggacagctaattaggaaaataacattatttctacataaatttacatgtttatatcgaaagctttgatctttagGGTTGCAGTTTTTAGAGGTGTGTCCCTTTTGTGTTATTTCTTTATGTACTGACGATGCGAATGGGGTTTCATTCCCGCGTAGGGTTCGtgtgtaatttgtttcttttactttcaatAAATTAAGGAGGCTTTGCCTCCTgtttcacaccaaaaaaaaaagctttgatctttgatttttttttctgatataattttgcttatctATTGTGGGTTTTTCATCCGTGcaggttcttcaatggaagctatcataTGCAAATGATATggaatcaaattatataaagcctgctaaattaatcgaggatggagacatTGATGGAgattccaaaagtgattctacagttagtagcgttataagttttgaagattagTCGATGGTTGATATTTCTagtcaaaatctagagttttctcttaTGAATAATGTCAATGATTCTGGTACTAAAACAAAAGCTACTTGATAGAGTAATTGAGAAtcgattttgaaatttaagaaGTTAGAAcggtaaaccgttttaaaattggtttcaaaccggatttatgtggaTTTTTATCGGATTTGGTTCATAAACCGTTTAAACTcaggtatatagagaaatatatgagaacttttgaatCGGGTAGACATAAGCTGAGAACttacgattcgagaatattttgagacgaggtcatagttCTAAGTAATTTTGGTATAATGTGATACTTCTGaggaaatatatgagaacttttgaatCGGGTAGACATAAGTTGAGAACTTACAATTCGAGAATAttttgagacgaggtcatagttctaagtaattttggtacaatgcgatacttctgaggagtaaaCAGGTCATGGATCCTTTAAAatatgtcatatttttttttgtcaaccaaacattaattagaaaaGTATTCCAGAATTGGTGACCCAATTCAGagggaaagagtttacaaatgaaatagaTGAACTTAAAGATCTAGACGACCAAGCAAGACAATCCGCTCTCAAATTCGATGAATGAGGAATCTTGGACAGGGAGAAGAGAGGAAAGGCGGCCCGAAGCAGGTGGAAATCGTCAAGGATATTAGAGAAAGTCGGCCAATCTTCAGGAGATTGAATCATCGTAACTAATTCGACGCTGTCCGTCTCAAAGTGCTGACAAACAACTCCATTAGCGAGGAGGCACTCCATTGCCCAAAGTAGAGCCTCCAATTCTGCATGAAGCGGGGAAGGGCTTCGACGAAGACATCTAGCATCCAACAATAAAATCTGATCTTCGCCAACTCCACAGCACCAATCTGATCTAACATATGTCatattttggattgtttatgaagtttttattttgtatgtctGAATTAtttaagacttatatataccatcatgattataagtttcaaatttttatttttattatgttatattacctttttttttgaacaaatattatgttatattacctttctttcaatttctcaataaaataatatattgggttggtcataaaatcattgtactcGAGTAATAATTTCCgtcagttgttcatccaaaatatctttggagtaaaaaaattatgtcacaaaacaattttagtaattataagaactataattatgccaaaatgaaagtaaaataacataaaattagtttcatttgtttaaaagacattttaggTGGTGATAAAAAACATACttcaacaataaaataattttgagtgtaagagcatatttttaatgataaaacatacaataaaattgtatgtggttattaattgtatgttgttttgatgaattctttgcatgtaaaatattttgtaataagttgtgaaatgttcttgaaaatttacaataataatatttgtaatgatgagtatttggtaaaagttttggtggagtataatttagctttagattattttaataattgttataatatattaaaaatataaaaatataaataagtgtatgaaggtaaatacaaatatgactttttctctaactaaaattattattatatttatttcaggaaatatttttttttatattttaaaaaaattatttagggtttaagatttttttttttttgacaattttaaaacccgcacatcgtgcgAACCCTTatctagtaataataatatattacaatcttaataagtgcttaatatattttcgtaagtttatttttttaaaaataataacaattgtaatattttaaaattgtgttcTAAGTTTCGTACGTAACCCATATTTGTTTAGTTCACTtttcacaaagaaaaagatttcaGTTTGGTAAGTATGAGTTTTACTCTTCACGGAAAGTGATTTTAACGTATACATATGTTTCACGGCTAAGTGTTTAGCTGTCTTAACGTATAAACATGTTATAGCTCGCTGAGACGAATTGCTTAGTtctattcaattaaaaaaaaaaatcaaaaaaaaatcagcttaTATGAAATCTAATTTTTGTGTTATTGTCACGGATAAAACAGGTTATAAATTTCTGAAGCAAAGTGTGTATCTTTAGCGACGGTCGGAAGAACAAAGATGTGATGCATAACTGATTTTGCCTTAAAAAGGACATTTTGTAGTATCATGCTGAGAAAGTTTCTATGAttctctttggatttttttttcttgttaagaaAACATCATTTATCATCTTTGGTTGCTCGAGTTACCCGATACACATTTAATCGTGAAGTAGTATATGCAGGGTCGAATCTATAAGGACCAATGGTATACTAAAGATTTATAAGACTTATAAATAGCTAACTAACGCTGTCGAATGTTTGTTGGTTTTCaggaatataaataaaaaataaaaatagtttaactTATAAGATTAAAACATTGGGTCATAGGATATTTCAGAAATCAATGatcaatgagaaaaagaaatatgaaattcCATAATTAATAACtgttctagaacatgaacacaataATAAACTAACCCTCTTTCAATACATTAATCAATAAAGTTGACTACTAGTTTGCTAAAAT
The sequence above is drawn from the Camelina sativa cultivar DH55 chromosome 4, Cs, whole genome shotgun sequence genome and encodes:
- the LOC104783802 gene encoding putative E3 ubiquitin-protein ligase ARI4, whose product is MHTEHPSIDGTARPSPENYPDDVPDQLCTLYFKGLVSEENSLAGFGVAIFGNKDDILFQMKGPIHHDSTITVLEAEVIALMRGLTEAASMGITHISIYCDYYPVYEFVMGRYIPENNKTALLMMDVQRIRLAFISSFPIFVEGTTKVTLKKTCNICLDDAINADEMFCVDKCRHRLCCECMKRHIEVRLRLEGSVIRCPHYRCKSKLTFGSCVDLLTPKLRKMWQRRIKEDTIPITQRIYCPNPRCSALMSIKEAGVWIYFSKFTKEARVRRRCFECGQLLCIKCKVPWHSDLSCDDYKKLGPNRTADDMLKALANKKLWRQCEKCKHMIELLEGCIKVTCRCGHMFCYKCGTSKAGACRHGIFHMYLPTPY
- the LOC104783803 gene encoding E3 ubiquitin-protein ligase arih1-like, which gives rise to METIDSEISLLVVPESCSICLDDVFKADQMYYVVLCNHHFCVECMKRYIEDSLLKGTIPTCPYYQCESKLTLRSCVHFLTSKLKVMWKQRILEESIPLTESLYCPNPRCSALMSKTELSKFTEDKSMRCFRCGERFCINCKVPWHSNLSCNDYKRLSTNRMSDDMKLTVLAYEELWRQCEKCQHMIELSEGCIHVTCRYI